Proteins from one Homalodisca vitripennis isolate AUS2020 chromosome 3, UT_GWSS_2.1, whole genome shotgun sequence genomic window:
- the LOC124358242 gene encoding uncharacterized protein LOC124358242, with protein MELKIQKCAVLSFSRSQDVIRFDYSLDDSALKHVTSIRDLRVVVNTHFNPHDHVSHICNKAIAMLGFVLRASKNFRSANTLDFLYRTVIRPILEYASIVWSPYYKTHIEAIKRIKTRGLRIHGLHLGVQYMDAPVAELRRSLDLAPLQERKRTDDLIFLYKIVNGDTDCSKLTKLLDYSVPRGPRLRDIFGRRIQNKRYSYMSSIPRVSREGNLRDNSIDILGSFCDAFKPKVQNSL; from the coding sequence atggaattaaaaattcaGAAGTGTGCAGTTCTCTCTTTCTCCCGTAGTCAAGATGTGATCCGTTTTGATTATTCCTTGGATGACTCAGCCCTGAAACACGTCACCAGTATCAGAGATCTTAGAGTAGTTGTGAATACACATTTTAATCCTCATGACCATGTTTCCCATATTTGTAATAAGGCCATTGCAATGTTGGGTTTTGTTCTCAGGGCATCCAAAAATTTCCGCTCTGCCAACACACTGGACTTCCTTTACCGAACAGTAATCAGGCCTATTCTTGAATATGCCTCGATAGTGTGGAGCCCTTACTACAAAACTCACATAGAGGCTATTAAAAGAATCAAAACAAGAGGATTGAGAATTCACGGTCTTCATCTAGGCGTTCAATATATGGACGCTCCAGTTGCTGAACTAAGACGCAGCCTCGACCTTGCACCTCTACAAGAAAGAAAACGGACTGATGATCTCATCTTCTTGTACAAGATAGTAAATGGTGACACTGACTGTTCGAAGCTGACTAAGTTATTGGACTACAGTGTGCCTAGAGGGCCTAGGCTGAGAGACATCTTTGGTAGGCGAATCCAGAATAAAAGGTACAGCTACATGAGCTCAATTCCCAGGGTCTCGAGAGAAGGAAATCTCCGGGACAACAGCATAGACATCCTCGGATCTTTTTGTGATGCCTTCAAACCTAAAGTACAAAATAGCTTGTAG